In the genome of Hugenholtzia roseola DSM 9546, one region contains:
- a CDS encoding bifunctional metallophosphatase/5'-nucleotidase: protein MKLTFFLRKHVGLLTLLAALFLNACQAQKSATQTAEPTVTFLHINDVYEIAGVAAGKYGSLDRVATLKKELVKQNPNTFLILAGDFLNPSVLGTIEYQQGKFIKGKQMVETLNAAGLDFACFGNHEFDIKEDELLERINESDFEWIATNTFHKKDGKVQPFTRKGKPLPTHLVLELPQKNGKPLRMGLMGICLPYNNPPHSYFDDFYQSAEKMYDSLSKVSDFVVAITHLNEVEDLELARRLPHLPLIMGGHDHHNMYHQVGEVVMAKADANARTAYIHQLYFNDTTQKVRVVSKLKEIDATLPSDPNTKKVIDKWLDIAFLKMKEQGFEPNQIVTVVKEPLEAREAAIRNQQTNTGELITEAFKHVFPAADCALLGSGSVRIDDKVEGTITQYDILRMLPFGGAVVEVELKGSDLVRLLEAGMKNKGSGGYLQMDKNLTQKETQWLLKNEPIQAEKIYKVVLNDFILTGKERHMEFMSQENKAVILKTTLYAASSDPRSDVRKTLIQYLLQKTRE, encoded by the coding sequence ATGAAACTTACCTTTTTTCTTCGCAAGCATGTAGGACTTCTAACGCTGCTTGCTGCCCTATTTTTGAATGCGTGTCAGGCTCAAAAAAGTGCCACACAAACGGCAGAACCCACTGTTACTTTCCTACACATCAACGATGTCTATGAAATTGCAGGCGTGGCGGCAGGCAAATATGGCAGCTTAGACCGCGTAGCGACACTCAAAAAGGAGTTAGTGAAACAAAATCCGAACACCTTTCTTATCTTGGCAGGCGATTTTCTAAATCCTTCCGTCTTGGGTACGATAGAATATCAACAAGGGAAATTTATCAAGGGCAAGCAAATGGTCGAAACCCTCAATGCGGCGGGGCTTGATTTTGCCTGTTTTGGCAATCACGAATTTGACATCAAAGAAGACGAACTTTTAGAGCGCATCAATGAATCGGATTTTGAATGGATTGCGACTAATACTTTTCATAAAAAAGACGGCAAAGTGCAGCCTTTTACGCGAAAGGGCAAACCGCTGCCTACGCATTTGGTCTTAGAACTGCCACAAAAAAACGGCAAGCCGCTTCGTATGGGACTGATGGGAATTTGTCTGCCCTACAACAATCCGCCTCATTCCTACTTTGATGATTTCTATCAAAGTGCCGAAAAGATGTACGATTCTCTTTCAAAGGTCAGCGATTTTGTAGTGGCAATTACGCACCTCAACGAGGTAGAGGATTTGGAATTAGCGCGTCGCCTCCCTCATCTGCCCTTGATAATGGGCGGACACGACCACCACAATATGTACCACCAAGTAGGCGAAGTAGTGATGGCAAAAGCCGATGCCAACGCCCGTACTGCCTATATTCACCAACTTTATTTCAACGATACAACGCAAAAAGTGAGAGTTGTGTCCAAACTAAAAGAAATAGATGCCACACTCCCTTCCGACCCCAACACAAAAAAAGTGATAGACAAATGGCTCGATATCGCCTTTCTAAAAATGAAGGAACAAGGTTTTGAGCCAAATCAAATCGTTACCGTAGTCAAAGAGCCTTTGGAAGCACGCGAGGCAGCCATCAGAAACCAGCAGACCAACACAGGGGAATTGATTACAGAGGCTTTTAAGCACGTTTTTCCAGCGGCAGATTGCGCCCTTTTGGGTAGCGGTTCGGTGCGCATTGACGACAAAGTAGAAGGCACGATTACACAATACGACATCTTGCGCATGTTGCCCTTTGGGGGGGCTGTGGTAGAAGTCGAACTCAAAGGCAGCGATTTGGTTCGCCTTCTGGAAGCAGGCATGAAAAACAAAGGCAGCGGCGGTTATTTGCAGATGGATAAAAATCTTACCCAAAAAGAAACCCAATGGCTACTCAAAAATGAGCCTATCCAAGCCGAAAAAATCTATAAAGTGGTGCTAAACGATTTTATCCTAACAGGAAAAGAACGCCACATGGAATTTATGAGCCAAGAAAATAAGGCGGTTATCCTCAAAACAACGCTTTATGCCGCATCTTCCGACCCTCGCTCCGACGTGCGCAAGACCCTTATTCAGTACCTATTACAAAAAACGCGAGAATAG
- the msrB gene encoding peptide-methionine (R)-S-oxide reductase MsrB, translated as MQDPTRPLFLFGTAQPKSLIFLALFVFLSLSACAQKKELSQSQNQKSMYPIEKSEAEWKAELTPTQYQILRQKGTERAFTGKYWNHFEKGSYACAGCKTPLFTSETKYESSCGWPSYFDGMKDKIEEKLDKSYGMIRTEVLCKTCGGHLGHVFNDGPPPTGIRYCINSESLVFIPEK; from the coding sequence ATGCAAGACCCAACGCGCCCCTTATTCCTTTTTGGCACAGCGCAGCCCAAGAGCCTAATTTTTTTAGCCCTTTTCGTTTTTCTTAGCCTTTCGGCTTGCGCCCAAAAAAAAGAACTTTCTCAATCTCAAAATCAAAAAAGTATGTATCCCATAGAAAAAAGCGAGGCGGAATGGAAAGCCGAGCTTACCCCTACCCAGTATCAAATTTTGCGACAAAAAGGCACAGAACGCGCCTTTACAGGCAAATATTGGAATCATTTTGAAAAAGGCTCTTACGCCTGTGCAGGTTGTAAAACGCCACTTTTCACTTCCGAAACCAAGTATGAGTCGAGCTGCGGCTGGCCTAGCTACTTCGATGGCATGAAAGACAAAATAGAAGAAAAATTGGACAAAAGTTATGGCATGATTCGTACCGAAGTGCTTTGCAAAACCTGCGGCGGACACTTAGGACACGTCTTCAACGACGGTCCTCCACCGACAGGAATCCGCTATTGCATCAACTCTGAATCGTTGGTCTTTATTCCTGAAAAATAG
- a CDS encoding SPFH domain-containing protein has product MQNKRFFVWLLLAVPFLLGSCSYERVDAGYVGIEVDLYGEGEQSVTPVQGFVWYNSVTTAVYEFPTFVQNSVYSSTEGTSNREFKVTTQDGLSCAFDVSLNYRVEQEKVVSIFKKYRRTLDELSETVIRNYMRQGFNTAASRYTAEDLYQKRETFQSDAEKIIRSLLEPEGFKVEQIVILGTMRLPNSVMQNVEAKVNAKQLSLKKQEELAQAQADAAKKIAETEGYAQSLKIQAEAEAYANKVRQESLTPMLIQQQFIEKWDGKLPIYGEVPKIFKDVSGR; this is encoded by the coding sequence ATGCAAAATAAAAGATTTTTTGTTTGGCTACTTTTGGCAGTCCCTTTTCTATTGGGAAGTTGTAGTTATGAGCGCGTAGATGCAGGCTACGTAGGTATTGAAGTAGATTTATACGGCGAAGGAGAGCAGAGTGTAACGCCTGTACAGGGCTTTGTTTGGTATAATTCCGTAACTACTGCCGTCTATGAATTTCCTACTTTCGTGCAAAATTCGGTTTATTCTTCTACCGAAGGCACTTCTAATCGTGAGTTTAAGGTTACGACCCAAGATGGTCTTTCTTGTGCTTTCGATGTCAGTTTGAATTATCGGGTAGAGCAGGAAAAAGTCGTTTCTATCTTCAAAAAATACCGCCGTACCTTAGATGAATTGAGCGAAACGGTTATCCGAAACTATATGCGACAAGGTTTTAATACCGCAGCCTCGCGCTATACTGCCGAAGATTTGTACCAAAAGCGCGAAACCTTCCAAAGTGATGCCGAAAAGATTATCCGCTCGCTTTTAGAACCAGAAGGTTTTAAGGTAGAACAAATTGTGATTTTAGGCACGATGCGCCTGCCTAATAGCGTCATGCAAAACGTAGAGGCAAAGGTCAATGCCAAGCAACTTAGCTTGAAGAAGCAAGAAGAATTGGCACAAGCGCAGGCTGATGCCGCTAAAAAAATCGCCGAAACAGAAGGCTATGCACAGAGTTTGAAAATCCAAGCCGAAGCCGAAGCCTACGCCAATAAAGTGCGTCAGGAAAGCCTTACGCCTATGCTCATTCAGCAGCAATTTATTGAAAAATGGGACGGCAAATTGCCTATTTATGGCGAAGTGCCTAAGATTTTCAAAGACGTATCGGGGCGATAA
- a CDS encoding phage holin family protein, producing MRFLFKFILSALSIMGIAYLLPQIYVSNFQYALITALVLGLLNTFIRPVVKFLTLPITFVTLGLFLLVINAGMILLADYFLGAHFEVNGFLYALFFSVLYSIADFVIELFFGEKKEEK from the coding sequence ATGCGCTTTTTATTCAAATTTATCCTTTCGGCACTGTCCATCATGGGTATTGCCTACCTGCTGCCTCAAATCTATGTGAGCAATTTTCAATACGCCCTTATTACTGCCTTAGTGCTGGGTTTGCTCAATACTTTCATTCGCCCTGTGGTCAAGTTTCTGACCCTGCCCATTACTTTCGTAACCTTGGGGCTATTTCTGCTCGTTATCAATGCAGGTATGATATTGTTGGCAGATTATTTTTTGGGGGCGCATTTCGAAGTCAATGGTTTTCTATATGCCCTATTTTTTAGTGTGCTGTATTCTATTGCCGATTTTGTGATTGAACTCTTTTTTGGAGAGAAAAAAGAAGAAAAGTAG
- a CDS encoding cystathionine beta-synthase: MKYYNSIIETVGNTPLVKLNNVTKGIKGTVLAKVEYLNPGNSMKDRIAIKMIEDAEKAGLISKGGTIIEGTSGNTGMGLALAAIAKGYKCIFTVSDKQSQEKIDILRAVGAEVIVCPTNVAPEDPRSYYSVAKKLNADIPNSFYPNQYDNLSNRLAHYETTAPEIWRDTEGKITHYAAGVGTGGSMCGTAKFLKEQNPNIVTVGIDTYGSVFKKLKETGIFDEKEIYPYLTEGIGEDILPKNVEMDVIDHFVKVTDKDAALMTRRLAKEEGLFVGWSCGSAVFGALEYAKAHLKEGDVMVVILPDHGTRYLAKIYNDAWMKDHGFLEREFSTARHIVERRNGKAALLTISENTPVGEAVRLMNKEGISQLPVSDKEGKEIVGSLIDARTLSRLIDNPELKNSPVKDIMEKPFTFVGLDNTLDVLSSLINKENPALLVRDEAQNVHIITQQDLLEALTV, translated from the coding sequence ATGAAATATTACAATAGTATCATCGAAACCGTAGGCAACACGCCCCTTGTCAAACTCAATAACGTAACCAAAGGCATCAAAGGTACTGTCCTGGCTAAGGTAGAATACCTCAATCCGGGCAATTCTATGAAAGATAGAATTGCTATCAAGATGATTGAAGACGCGGAAAAAGCAGGGCTTATCAGCAAAGGCGGTACTATCATCGAAGGCACGTCAGGCAATACAGGCATGGGCTTGGCGTTGGCTGCCATTGCCAAGGGCTACAAGTGCATCTTTACCGTTTCAGACAAACAGTCGCAAGAAAAGATAGACATTTTGCGTGCAGTGGGGGCAGAGGTGATTGTCTGCCCTACCAACGTTGCGCCCGAAGACCCACGCTCCTACTATTCTGTGGCGAAAAAGCTAAATGCCGACATTCCCAACTCTTTCTACCCCAATCAATACGACAATCTTTCGAACCGTTTGGCGCATTACGAAACCACAGCTCCCGAAATTTGGCGCGATACCGAAGGCAAAATTACACACTACGCCGCAGGTGTAGGCACAGGGGGGTCTATGTGCGGCACAGCTAAATTTTTGAAGGAGCAAAACCCCAATATCGTAACTGTGGGTATTGATACCTATGGCTCGGTCTTTAAAAAACTCAAAGAAACGGGTATTTTTGACGAAAAAGAAATCTATCCCTACCTAACCGAAGGTATCGGCGAAGATATTTTACCCAAAAATGTAGAAATGGACGTTATCGACCATTTCGTAAAGGTTACAGACAAAGATGCCGCCCTGATGACGCGCCGTCTGGCAAAAGAAGAAGGGCTTTTCGTCGGCTGGTCGTGTGGCTCTGCCGTCTTTGGTGCGCTCGAATACGCAAAGGCGCATCTCAAAGAAGGTGATGTCATGGTTGTAATTTTGCCCGACCATGGCACGCGCTACTTAGCCAAAATCTACAATGATGCGTGGATGAAAGACCATGGCTTTTTGGAGCGCGAATTTTCAACGGCGCGTCATATCGTAGAGCGCAGAAATGGAAAAGCCGCCTTGCTTACCATTTCAGAAAATACGCCTGTGGGCGAAGCCGTCCGCCTGATGAACAAAGAAGGCATTTCGCAGCTACCTGTAAGCGATAAGGAGGGCAAGGAAATTGTGGGCAGTCTGATAGATGCGCGTACTTTGAGCCGTTTGATAGACAATCCTGAACTGAAAAATAGCCCTGTGAAAGACATCATGGAAAAGCCTTTCACCTTTGTAGGGTTGGATAATACCCTTGATGTGCTTTCTTCGCTCATCAACAAAGAAAACCCTGCGCTTTTGGTGCGCGACGAAGCCCAAAACGTGCATATCATCACCCAACAGGACTTATTGGAAGCCCTAACGGTTTAA
- a CDS encoding MFS transporter — MNYKILIFWLCANFCLIGLIQAAELEKKSQTSLPAQMQKQVAQEQVAQKQTISPKNSRNHKKVLRQDLRRQLKSWKGQWQQQRKIAKQKAKVEKTARPQEMPFFLGVFLFSFLIGAIIGFFVHLIPSSLAFSMLLMGAIVSASVFLILLIFIVILLSGTNSLC, encoded by the coding sequence ATGAACTACAAAATATTGATTTTTTGGCTTTGCGCCAATTTTTGTCTAATTGGATTGATACAAGCCGCCGAACTCGAAAAAAAGAGCCAGACTTCGCTCCCTGCCCAAATGCAAAAACAAGTGGCGCAGGAACAAGTGGCACAAAAACAGACGATTTCCCCGAAAAATAGCCGAAACCATAAAAAAGTCTTGCGTCAGGATTTGCGCCGACAGCTCAAATCGTGGAAAGGGCAGTGGCAGCAGCAGCGCAAAATAGCCAAACAAAAGGCGAAAGTAGAAAAAACGGCACGCCCCCAAGAGATGCCCTTTTTTTTGGGCGTTTTCTTGTTTTCCTTTCTCATAGGGGCAATTATTGGCTTCTTTGTGCATCTGATTCCCAGCTCGCTTGCCTTTTCTATGCTCCTGATGGGGGCTATCGTGAGCGCAAGTGTTTTTCTGATTCTTCTAATTTTTATCGTAATTTTATTGAGTGGCACAAATTCGCTCTGTTAG
- a CDS encoding RNA polymerase sigma factor codes for MSVAEETLIEAAQKDPQAFQVLYQKYFGKLLRYVLRKTGDEELAADLTQQTFLKALLHLPKFEPRGVPFSAWLYRIATNEVYKHFQQTQKMPVYHFDTETLAIWIEQHQPAENREGVELLQERLQKMQKHLKNLSESDLNLIQLRFFEDKSFKEIAYILEASESATKMRLYRILEKMKKQMTFDA; via the coding sequence TTGTCTGTAGCCGAAGAAACGCTTATTGAGGCGGCGCAAAAAGACCCGCAAGCCTTTCAGGTGCTTTACCAAAAGTACTTTGGGAAGCTCCTGCGCTATGTGCTACGCAAAACGGGGGACGAGGAATTGGCTGCCGACCTAACACAACAGACTTTCCTCAAAGCCCTGCTTCACTTGCCCAAATTTGAGCCAAGAGGCGTGCCTTTTTCTGCGTGGCTCTATCGTATCGCCACCAATGAAGTCTATAAACATTTCCAACAGACGCAAAAAATGCCTGTCTATCATTTCGATACCGAAACCCTTGCCATTTGGATAGAACAGCATCAGCCTGCGGAAAATCGTGAGGGCGTAGAATTATTACAAGAAAGATTGCAGAAAATGCAAAAGCATTTAAAAAACTTGTCTGAATCAGACCTAAACCTTATCCAGTTGCGTTTTTTCGAGGATAAGTCCTTCAAAGAAATTGCCTACATTTTGGAGGCTTCCGAAAGCGCAACGAAAATGCGGCTCTACCGTATTTTGGAAAAAATGAAAAAGCAAATGACTTTTGATGCCTAA
- a CDS encoding CHAT domain-containing protein: MGFPLLGQQKKVEEAQMAAQFLADKNYPKAAESYQKAILQAERRQDWVAWAALQAPYLEALYHQNLVNELISLGELAADKRVRFKNQEVELGKIYNLLGVTYFYKKRNLDAARDSYEKALAFREQTFGKQHPEVGKVCYNLAILYESYFDFENALLLLERAIQIQEQNLKATAPDESQADLREISRYYTLAAAITRKKGDNTAAEKYCLRSIEIDKKINNRVGLIKTYELLALLHKDQQANDRALEYALRAYHLSKELYGEEEKQKYVSVENTLGTIYQNKHDYHKALIHLQNAYHSYLKLYGKKHDFVAKVLNNLGRVYSSLQQNSAAVMYHKQSLQAFRELYGELHNDVAWTKSLLASAFFRQQEYDSARLYARQALDDRILLFGRGNLKTSDSFRTLASFERKERGYADAYLHLQEAILSNLGYTQVEKENTALLEKIDFLRSQNAAILLHLLKEWADVRKEWAMSEHNLVLREQYLEQAYQIYQICENLIDFRRKSLSSKSDKIELGNLAIDIYASKVGLADLFYKKSQKYQFLEEAFLASESGKAVVLLEAMAEVEAKTNAGIPDSLLQKEKIIKDNLAKINKEIADNDDRNKMLALQNERFELNRKYEDFVRFLETQYPNYYNLKLNTQQARLSDVQAELDEKTAVISYLWDYEQRQLFSFLITKTQIGVQRIENSVEIEKHLNGLRNSIIYDAPHIYLKSAYILYQKLIPTLPKNIDNIVFIPDGKLNLLPFEALLTKNPIRKEEDEERTDYEKLSYLLEDYNISYSYSATLWLQQRKREKSTEPLRFLAFAPSFTNAAQKHLIVAADTQRSNFTPIPATLEEVRFISQIFAKQKAQTAIYTQDQATEYQFKGLDLTQYRYVHLATHGFINESRPELSGVALYAENQEDGILYLDEIFNLQMKADLVMLSACETGLGKISKGEGVIGLSRALLYAGADNVCVSLWKVADNSTSLMMQQFFQYLLHQNLDKYPFDKARALRQAKLQLIKQKKYARPYYWSPFIMIGK, from the coding sequence ATGGGATTTCCGCTTTTGGGGCAGCAAAAAAAAGTAGAAGAGGCACAAATGGCAGCCCAATTTTTAGCCGACAAGAACTACCCCAAAGCAGCCGAATCGTATCAAAAAGCTATCCTTCAAGCCGAGCGTAGGCAAGATTGGGTAGCGTGGGCAGCCCTGCAAGCTCCTTATTTAGAGGCACTTTATCATCAGAACTTAGTCAATGAGCTTATCTCTTTGGGTGAATTGGCAGCCGATAAGCGTGTTCGTTTTAAAAATCAGGAAGTAGAATTGGGCAAAATCTACAACCTTTTGGGCGTTACTTATTTCTACAAAAAACGCAACCTCGATGCCGCACGCGATAGCTACGAAAAAGCCTTAGCCTTTCGCGAACAGACCTTTGGCAAACAGCACCCCGAAGTAGGCAAGGTTTGTTACAATTTAGCCATTTTATATGAAAGTTATTTCGATTTTGAAAATGCCCTCCTACTTTTAGAGCGTGCTATCCAAATTCAGGAGCAGAATTTGAAAGCCACTGCCCCCGACGAATCGCAAGCCGACTTGCGCGAAATCTCACGCTATTACACCTTAGCCGCTGCCATTACACGCAAAAAAGGAGATAACACAGCGGCAGAAAAATATTGCCTGCGCTCGATAGAAATAGATAAAAAGATAAACAATCGCGTCGGACTTATCAAAACTTACGAACTTTTAGCCCTTTTACACAAAGACCAACAAGCCAACGACCGCGCCTTAGAGTATGCCCTTCGTGCCTATCATTTGAGCAAAGAACTCTACGGCGAGGAGGAAAAACAGAAATATGTGTCGGTAGAAAACACCTTAGGTACGATTTATCAAAACAAGCACGATTATCATAAAGCCTTGATACATTTACAAAATGCGTATCATAGTTATCTAAAATTGTATGGAAAAAAGCACGATTTTGTAGCCAAAGTATTAAATAATCTGGGGCGCGTGTATTCTTCTTTGCAGCAAAATAGTGCGGCGGTGATGTATCACAAACAATCTTTGCAGGCTTTCAGAGAGCTTTATGGCGAACTCCACAACGACGTTGCTTGGACAAAGAGCCTTTTGGCGAGTGCCTTTTTTAGGCAGCAAGAATACGATTCGGCGCGTCTTTATGCGCGACAAGCCTTAGACGACCGCATCTTACTCTTTGGGCGTGGCAACCTGAAAACGTCCGATTCCTTTCGCACTTTGGCAAGTTTTGAGCGCAAGGAGCGAGGCTATGCCGATGCTTATTTGCACCTGCAAGAGGCAATTTTGAGCAATTTGGGTTATACACAAGTGGAAAAAGAAAACACTGCCCTTTTAGAAAAAATAGACTTTTTGCGCTCTCAAAATGCCGCTATCTTGTTGCATTTGCTCAAAGAATGGGCAGATGTGCGCAAAGAATGGGCGATGAGCGAACACAATTTGGTGCTGCGCGAACAGTATTTAGAGCAGGCATATCAGATTTATCAAATTTGTGAAAATCTGATTGATTTTCGCCGAAAGAGTTTGAGCAGCAAAAGCGATAAGATAGAATTGGGAAATTTAGCTATCGATATTTATGCTTCGAAGGTAGGCTTGGCAGACTTATTTTACAAAAAAAGCCAAAAATACCAGTTTTTAGAAGAAGCCTTTTTAGCCTCCGAATCGGGGAAAGCCGTCGTACTACTCGAAGCAATGGCAGAAGTGGAAGCCAAAACCAATGCAGGGATTCCCGATAGCCTATTGCAAAAAGAAAAGATTATTAAAGACAATTTGGCTAAAATCAATAAGGAAATTGCCGACAATGATGACAGAAACAAGATGTTGGCACTGCAAAATGAACGCTTCGAACTCAATCGCAAGTATGAAGATTTTGTGCGCTTTTTAGAAACACAATATCCCAACTATTACAACCTCAAACTCAATACCCAACAGGCAAGACTTAGCGACGTGCAAGCCGAATTAGATGAAAAAACTGCCGTCATTAGCTATCTTTGGGACTATGAACAGCGGCAACTCTTTTCCTTTCTTATCACAAAGACGCAAATTGGGGTGCAGCGCATCGAAAATAGCGTCGAGATTGAAAAACACCTAAACGGCTTGCGCAATAGCATCATTTACGACGCACCCCACATTTATCTGAAAAGTGCCTACATTTTGTATCAAAAACTCATTCCTACTTTGCCTAAAAATATTGATAATATCGTTTTCATTCCCGATGGAAAACTAAATCTTCTGCCTTTTGAAGCCCTGCTCACCAAAAATCCTATCCGCAAGGAGGAAGACGAAGAGCGCACCGACTATGAAAAACTTTCATACTTGCTTGAAGATTACAACATTAGCTATTCCTATTCGGCTACCCTTTGGCTACAACAGCGCAAGCGCGAAAAATCTACCGAGCCACTCCGCTTTTTAGCTTTTGCACCCAGTTTTACCAATGCGGCGCAAAAGCACCTGATAGTAGCCGCCGATACACAACGCTCTAATTTCACGCCTATCCCCGCAACGCTCGAAGAGGTTCGTTTTATTAGTCAGATTTTTGCCAAACAGAAAGCACAAACGGCTATTTACACACAAGACCAAGCCACAGAATACCAATTCAAAGGACTCGACCTAACGCAATATCGCTACGTGCATTTGGCAACGCATGGCTTTATCAATGAAAGCCGCCCCGAACTCTCTGGTGTTGCGCTTTATGCTGAAAATCAGGAAGATGGCATTTTGTACTTAGATGAAATTTTCAATTTGCAGATGAAAGCCGATTTGGTCATGCTTTCGGCTTGCGAAACGGGATTGGGTAAGATTTCGAAGGGCGAAGGCGTAATTGGACTTTCACGCGCCTTGCTTTATGCAGGCGCAGACAATGTCTGTGTTTCGCTTTGGAAAGTAGCCGACAATTCTACCTCTTTGATGATGCAGCAATTTTTTCAATACCTTTTGCATCAGAATTTAGACAAATACCCTTTTGATAAGGCACGCGCCTTGCGCCAAGCGAAACTGCAACTTATCAAACAGAAAAAATACGCACGTCCCTACTATTGGTCGCCTTTTATTATGATAGGAAAATAA